The DNA window GAAACTCGGCAGCCTGAAACAGGCGCGCTACGATGCGCGCATCGACCAGCTGCGCCAACTGCAACAGCGCTTCCGCCAATACCAGCGCAGCTGATTCAACAAGGAATGAACGCCATGAAAAACGTCACGATTTACCACAACCCGCGCTGCTCCAAGAGCCGTGAAACCCTGGCGCTGCTGGAGCAGCACGGCGTCGAGCCCAAGGTGGTGTTGTACCTCGATACGCCCCCTACGGTCGATGAGCTGAAAAAGCTGTTGAAGGAACTGGGCTTCGCATCCGCGCGCGATCTGATGCGTAAAAAAGAAGACCTGTACAAGGAATTGAAGCTGGCTGACGAAAGCCTGAGCGAAGAGCAGCTGCTGGCGGCGATGACGGCGAATCCGAAACTGATCGAGCGCCCGATTGTGGTGAAAGGCAGCAAGGCGCGCATCGGCCGCCCGCCGGAGCAGGTGCTGGAGATTTTGTAATCGTCCGGCAAGTCTCTTATTGAACCGCAAAATACCAATAGCCCTGAACAGGGCTATTTTTAATTGCTTGTTATATAAATATTTTTCGTCATCATCGCCCTCTCCTGCTGCT is part of the Serratia surfactantfaciens genome and encodes:
- the arsC gene encoding arsenate reductase (glutaredoxin) (This arsenate reductase requires both glutathione and glutaredoxin to convert arsenate to arsenite, after which the efflux transporter formed by ArsA and ArsB can extrude the arsenite from the cell, providing resistance.), whose amino-acid sequence is MKNVTIYHNPRCSKSRETLALLEQHGVEPKVVLYLDTPPTVDELKKLLKELGFASARDLMRKKEDLYKELKLADESLSEEQLLAAMTANPKLIERPIVVKGSKARIGRPPEQVLEIL